GAAGTAGTTACTCATAGTTTATGGTTGTTCTAAAAGAGATACAAAAATGCCTTCGCGAATCGCTTGTTCCAATAGTAATGCGGCAGCGGTTCGGTCAACAATTCCCTTGTCCTTCGAGTAGGATATCCCGCGCTCTTTCAGATACTCTTCGGCGGCAAAACTGGAGAGATGCTCATCATAGGAGATCACTATCGCTCCCGTTGCTCGAAGTTTTTCGGCGAAATTATCGGAAAGCCTCGTGATAGCGTGTTCCATTCCATTCGGCATTTCCGGTCTACCGAGTAATACGATATCGATACGTTCTTTACGAATGATATTGGCTATTAACCCGACAACATGCTCAAAGGAACCAGTGAGGGTTTTGAACGGAGACGCCATGCCGGTGCGGGTTTCGCCAATTGCGATGCCGGTGCGTTTCTTTCCGGGATCGACGGCAATGACACGGAGGT
This window of the bacterium genome carries:
- the ruvX gene encoding Holliday junction resolvase RuvX; translated protein: MPSNLRVIAVDPGKKRTGIAIGETRTGMASPFKTLTGSFEHVVGLIANIIRKERIDIVLLGRPEMPNGMEHAITRLSDNFAEKLRATGAIVISYDEHLSSFAAEEYLKERGISYSKDKGIVDRTAAALLLEQAIREGIFVSLLEQP